One genomic region from Desulfurispira natronophila encodes:
- a CDS encoding ABC transporter ATP-binding protein: protein MIRIRNLNKSFGSNHVLRDLNLDIESGKITVIIGGSGSGKSVLLKHLIKLMEPDSGTIEFNGKILGELKGRDVLEFRKQFGMLFQESALFDSMSVADNIAFPMREHTKWNETKIQDKVREKLDMVGLGEIEGRLPSELSGGMRKRVGLARAIAIDPGYILYDEPTTGLDPIMTRSINRLISDINQSLGTTSVVISHDIKGALKIADTIVMLHYGEILAQGSPKEILGSTNYVIQSFIAYDVKGEL from the coding sequence ATGATACGAATACGCAACCTTAACAAAAGCTTTGGCAGCAATCATGTGTTGCGCGACCTGAACCTGGATATTGAGTCGGGAAAAATTACCGTTATTATCGGAGGCTCAGGTTCTGGGAAATCAGTTTTGCTTAAGCATTTGATAAAACTGATGGAGCCAGATAGCGGAACCATTGAGTTTAATGGTAAGATATTAGGAGAGCTTAAAGGTCGAGATGTCCTTGAGTTTCGCAAGCAATTCGGCATGCTTTTTCAGGAGTCGGCTCTGTTTGACTCTATGAGTGTAGCCGATAATATTGCTTTCCCAATGCGGGAGCATACCAAGTGGAATGAAACTAAAATTCAGGATAAAGTCAGGGAGAAGCTCGACATGGTCGGCTTGGGTGAAATAGAGGGTCGGTTGCCATCGGAACTCTCCGGTGGAATGCGCAAACGCGTGGGTCTGGCGAGGGCTATTGCCATAGATCCAGGCTATATTCTTTATGACGAGCCAACCACAGGGCTGGACCCCATAATGACCCGCTCTATAAACCGCCTTATCAGTGATATAAATCAAAGCCTGGGAACGACTTCTGTAGTTATTTCCCATGACATAAAAGGTGCTCTGAAAATCGCAGATACTATTGTTATGTTGCACTATGGCGAGATTTTGGCCCAGGGTAGCCCAAAAGAGATACTTGGAAGCACAAATTATGTTATTCAGTCGTTTATTGCCTATGATGTCAAGGGTGAGTTATGA